From Xylocopilactobacillus apis, a single genomic window includes:
- the treR gene encoding trehalose operon repressor has translation MEKYRLIYLDILKALNNHKYQPGDLLPSDKRYSMKYQVSRETVRKAMKLLASDGYIQRLQGKGSIVIDRRHFQFPLSQIESYSEIVKGDGLDSKNEVLDICDAIVPEVFSPVNDHVAATKISRKRVINGEPLIIDHDYVLKAKVLSIPREWAELSLFKYLEGIRKFKIDYAVKELTVEKANAFDQEHLEVSKEMSMVVIRSRTHLVDNSIISYTESRHRADRFSSVVFARRHVY, from the coding sequence ATGGAGAAGTATCGTTTAATATATCTAGATATTCTTAAAGCGTTAAATAATCATAAATATCAACCGGGAGATCTTTTACCAAGTGACAAACGTTATTCGATGAAATATCAAGTCTCGCGGGAAACCGTTCGTAAAGCAATGAAACTCTTAGCCAGTGATGGGTATATTCAACGCTTACAAGGTAAGGGATCAATAGTTATTGATCGAAGGCATTTTCAATTTCCACTTTCTCAAATTGAGAGCTATTCAGAAATTGTTAAAGGTGACGGCCTTGATTCTAAAAATGAGGTTTTGGATATTTGTGATGCGATTGTGCCAGAAGTTTTTTCGCCAGTTAATGATCATGTGGCGGCAACAAAGATTTCCCGGAAGCGAGTTATTAATGGAGAACCTTTAATCATCGACCATGATTATGTTTTAAAAGCAAAAGTTTTATCAATTCCGCGGGAATGGGCTGAACTATCGCTTTTTAAGTACTTAGAGGGAATCCGAAAATTTAAAATTGATTATGCGGTTAAGGAATTAACAGTTGAAAAAGCAAATGCTTTTGATCAAGAGCATCTCGAAGTTTCAAAAGAAATGTCAATGGTGGTGATTCGCAGTCGAACCCATTTGGTTGATAACTCAATCATTTCTTATACAGA